A region from the Candidatus Poribacteria bacterium genome encodes:
- the gltB gene encoding glutamate synthase large subunit encodes MYNDLREKDACGVGFVANRFGSRSHEIIKMATQAVTNLTHRGAVAADAKTGDGAGILTQIPEKIFQKALEKLGVHLNSINDMGVGMIFLPRHDKDAQDRGRAIVEKTLQHYGVPLLGWRSVPQDLSALGAKALETLPEIQQVLVGRPEQLTDDAFEQRLYLICKELEHRVAAAGLDEFHIASFSHRTVVYKGLLVAPQLDHFYPDLRDPDFQAALAVFHQRYSTNTSSTWMLAQPFHTLAHNGEINTLMGNRNWMRAREADLQSPLWNEHIQKLVPIINQHGSDSMSLDNVLELLTHSGRDILHAMMCLIPEAYEQIPDMPDVLKNCYEYLSCVSEPWDGPAAVAFTDGVIVGASLDRNGLRPARYKVTEDGTVVMGSEVGIIGLDDSGVVEKGRLGPGQMIAVDTAQGKLIKDSEIKHNVAKRKPYAEWVKKGIVTLPTEKTDSSVTIDTTPEQLATYQKAFGYMIEDVERFIKPMVTQAKEAVGSMGDDTPPAVISRNPRSLYNYFKQRFAQVTNPPIDSIRERLVMSLTTYLGRRYSLLTETPAHARLIRLSSPVLTNEDLQALRDLDIPDFQIATLSVCFPVASGKQGLGTALEELCQRASEAVDAGKTLLVLSDKDVGPDTAPIPMALAVGAVHHHLIREGKRMRASLIAETGDAREEHHFAVLLGYGAGAINPYLAFSTIAQLVEDGEFEEELTTPKAIETYKETVEKGILKIMAKMGISTVSSYRGAQIFEALGINATVIDKCFTGTTSRLSGIGFDEIAAETLHFHAKAFSGSDGDISLEEAGYFRFRRNGEFHAFNPAVFKSLHKFVKGGESEDYEKYVAAIEEGEPSSLRDLLAFKPSTPIPIEEVEPAEDIVRRFTTGSMSFGALSRETHETLAVAMNRLGAKSGSGEGGESSARFKPQPNGDLASSAIKQVASGRFGVTPTYLASAKELEIKMAQGSKPGEGGQIPGHKVTAEIASIRHSVPGVPLISPPPHHDIYSIEDLAQLIYDLKQANPRAKVAVKLVSEFLVGTIASGVAKGYADVIQVSGHEGGTGASPLSSIKNAGTPWELGIAETQRSLVENELRDRVVLRADGGMRSGRDIVIAAMLGAEEYGFGTIAMVATGCVMARQCHLNTCPVGVATQDPALRAKYPGTPEMVVNFMLGVANEVRAILANLGHRSLNDIIGRPELLQPVDLADYPKADTLDLSEILMPADPTGTQPRYHLQERNDRDGVSLDDQILEDAEEAIAQKTSIQLSYPIQNTHRTVGAKLSGEIAVCYGDAGLPDRTIQCNFKGSAGQSFGAFCISGVQLVLMGEANDYVGKGLAGGELIIKPASTAPFETYENTIIGNTVLYGATDGALYAAGRAGERFCVRNSGATAVVEGVGDHGCEYMTAGTVVILGETGRNFGAGMTGGTAYVLDKEEQFEKKYNSDWVKLEKVTGETDIKNLLALIQNHATYTGSEHAEDILTNWEDFLPHFWKVVTPPPPPLPAPVKLKRRAASRRARKR; translated from the coding sequence ATGTATAATGATTTAAGAGAAAAAGATGCCTGTGGCGTTGGTTTTGTTGCGAACCGCTTCGGAAGTCGGAGTCATGAGATTATTAAGATGGCAACGCAAGCGGTCACAAATCTGACGCACCGAGGTGCCGTAGCGGCTGATGCAAAGACAGGCGACGGAGCAGGTATTCTAACACAAATTCCGGAGAAAATATTTCAAAAAGCACTTGAGAAGCTTGGAGTCCACCTGAATTCGATAAATGACATGGGTGTCGGGATGATTTTCCTGCCAAGGCATGACAAGGACGCTCAGGATCGGGGACGCGCGATCGTTGAAAAGACACTACAACACTACGGTGTTCCCCTTCTCGGATGGCGTTCGGTCCCTCAGGATCTTTCCGCACTCGGTGCTAAGGCACTGGAAACACTGCCGGAGATTCAACAGGTATTGGTAGGACGTCCAGAACAACTTACCGATGATGCTTTTGAACAACGTTTGTATCTGATATGCAAAGAGTTGGAACACCGGGTCGCGGCGGCTGGACTTGATGAATTCCATATCGCCTCTTTTTCGCATCGAACCGTTGTCTATAAGGGATTGCTGGTAGCACCCCAACTTGATCACTTTTATCCAGATCTAAGGGATCCAGATTTTCAGGCAGCACTTGCTGTCTTCCACCAACGCTACAGCACCAATACCTCGTCCACGTGGATGCTTGCGCAACCCTTTCATACGCTCGCACACAACGGTGAAATCAACACCTTGATGGGCAATCGCAATTGGATGAGGGCGCGCGAAGCCGACTTGCAGTCCCCCCTCTGGAACGAACATATCCAGAAACTCGTCCCAATTATCAACCAACACGGAAGTGATTCAATGAGCTTGGATAACGTCTTAGAGTTGCTAACACACTCTGGTCGTGATATCCTACATGCTATGATGTGTCTGATTCCTGAAGCGTATGAGCAGATTCCAGATATGCCGGACGTGTTGAAAAACTGCTATGAATACCTTTCATGTGTCAGTGAACCTTGGGACGGACCCGCAGCGGTCGCGTTTACAGACGGTGTTATCGTCGGTGCAAGTCTGGATAGAAATGGACTACGACCCGCACGCTATAAAGTCACAGAAGACGGAACCGTTGTCATGGGATCCGAGGTTGGTATCATTGGACTTGATGATAGTGGGGTCGTAGAGAAAGGACGTTTAGGACCTGGGCAGATGATAGCCGTCGATACAGCCCAAGGAAAATTAATAAAAGATTCAGAGATTAAACATAACGTTGCGAAACGGAAACCTTATGCTGAGTGGGTAAAGAAGGGTATCGTAACACTCCCAACCGAAAAAACCGATTCAAGCGTAACGATAGATACCACTCCTGAGCAGCTGGCGACATACCAGAAGGCTTTCGGCTATATGATTGAGGATGTAGAACGATTTATCAAGCCGATGGTAACACAGGCAAAAGAAGCAGTCGGTTCAATGGGTGACGACACACCACCCGCTGTGATTTCTCGGAATCCCCGATCGCTCTACAATTATTTTAAGCAACGTTTCGCACAGGTTACAAATCCACCCATTGACTCAATCCGGGAACGCTTGGTGATGTCGCTCACAACTTACCTTGGGCGGCGGTACAGTTTACTTACAGAGACACCAGCACATGCGCGGCTCATTCGGTTGTCCTCACCCGTCTTGACAAATGAGGATTTACAAGCGTTACGAGATCTTGATATACCCGATTTTCAGATAGCAACACTCTCCGTGTGCTTCCCGGTAGCCTCTGGCAAACAAGGCTTAGGAACCGCACTGGAAGAATTGTGCCAACGTGCCTCTGAGGCAGTTGATGCTGGGAAAACCCTGCTTGTGCTAAGCGACAAAGATGTTGGTCCTGATACCGCACCAATTCCGATGGCACTTGCTGTTGGGGCTGTCCATCACCATCTGATTCGAGAAGGAAAGCGGATGCGGGCAAGCCTCATCGCCGAAACAGGAGATGCGAGAGAAGAACACCATTTCGCCGTTCTCCTCGGTTACGGAGCAGGTGCAATCAATCCTTATCTCGCGTTCTCAACGATTGCTCAACTTGTCGAGGATGGTGAATTTGAAGAGGAACTCACAACACCGAAAGCCATTGAAACCTATAAAGAAACCGTCGAAAAAGGGATCCTGAAAATCATGGCAAAAATGGGGATCTCAACAGTGTCCAGTTACCGCGGTGCTCAGATTTTTGAGGCACTCGGTATTAATGCAACGGTCATTGATAAGTGCTTTACGGGCACAACCTCGCGCTTAAGCGGCATCGGGTTTGATGAAATTGCCGCGGAGACGCTCCACTTCCATGCAAAAGCATTTTCCGGAAGCGATGGCGATATATCACTGGAAGAGGCAGGTTATTTTCGATTCCGTAGAAACGGCGAATTCCATGCGTTCAATCCGGCGGTGTTTAAATCACTTCACAAGTTTGTCAAGGGAGGTGAGTCGGAGGATTATGAGAAATACGTTGCCGCTATTGAAGAAGGAGAACCCTCCAGTCTACGAGACCTCCTCGCCTTCAAACCCAGCACTCCCATCCCGATTGAGGAGGTAGAGCCAGCCGAAGATATTGTTCGGCGTTTTACAACCGGTAGTATGTCGTTCGGGGCGTTAAGTCGTGAGACACATGAGACCTTAGCAGTAGCGATGAATCGCCTCGGCGCGAAATCGGGAAGTGGAGAAGGCGGTGAAAGTAGCGCACGCTTCAAGCCACAACCCAACGGCGACCTTGCCTCCAGTGCTATCAAACAGGTGGCATCTGGACGCTTCGGTGTGACCCCGACCTACCTCGCTTCAGCGAAGGAATTGGAAATCAAGATGGCGCAAGGCTCGAAACCGGGAGAGGGTGGACAGATTCCAGGACATAAGGTAACAGCCGAAATTGCTTCTATTCGACACTCCGTACCGGGCGTGCCGCTCATCTCGCCGCCCCCGCATCATGATATCTATTCTATTGAGGATTTAGCGCAGCTCATCTATGATCTGAAGCAAGCGAATCCGCGCGCCAAGGTCGCTGTGAAACTGGTATCCGAATTTCTGGTTGGAACGATTGCATCGGGAGTAGCAAAGGGCTACGCTGATGTCATCCAAGTCAGCGGACATGAAGGGGGCACCGGTGCCTCCCCGCTTAGTTCCATTAAAAACGCGGGCACTCCGTGGGAACTTGGAATCGCGGAAACACAGCGCTCACTCGTAGAAAATGAATTGCGAGATCGTGTGGTATTACGGGCGGATGGCGGGATGCGTTCTGGACGTGATATTGTCATCGCTGCGATGCTGGGAGCAGAAGAATATGGCTTTGGGACGATAGCAATGGTCGCAACGGGATGTGTGATGGCGCGTCAGTGCCACTTAAATACCTGTCCAGTCGGTGTCGCTACGCAAGATCCAGCACTCCGTGCGAAATATCCCGGTACTCCTGAAATGGTTGTAAATTTCATGCTCGGTGTTGCAAACGAGGTCCGAGCCATTCTTGCTAACCTTGGACACCGAAGTTTGAACGACATTATTGGGCGTCCGGAATTGCTTCAACCCGTCGATTTAGCAGATTACCCGAAAGCGGACACGCTGGACTTGAGTGAGATCCTGATGCCTGCGGATCCAACTGGAACACAACCCCGTTATCACCTGCAGGAACGAAATGATCGAGATGGCGTTTCTCTTGATGATCAGATTTTGGAGGACGCAGAGGAAGCAATCGCGCAGAAAACCTCAATCCAACTCTCCTATCCTATCCAGAATACACACCGCACAGTGGGAGCGAAGTTATCCGGTGAAATCGCTGTATGCTATGGCGATGCTGGCTTGCCTGACAGAACGATTCAGTGCAACTTTAAGGGCAGTGCCGGGCAAAGTTTCGGTGCTTTCTGTATCAGCGGTGTGCAATTGGTGTTGATGGGAGAAGCCAATGACTATGTAGGTAAAGGTCTGGCGGGTGGAGAACTGATTATCAAACCCGCGTCAACCGCACCGTTTGAAACTTATGAAAATACAATCATCGGAAATACGGTGTTGTATGGTGCTACAGATGGTGCGCTTTATGCAGCAGGCAGAGCCGGTGAGCGGTTCTGTGTCCGAAATAGTGGTGCCACTGCTGTTGTGGAAGGCGTTGGAGACCATGGGTGTGAATACATGACCGCGGGAACCGTCGTAATTCTGGGTGAAACAGGTAGAAACTTTGGAGCAGGGATGACGGGCGGTACCGCTTATGTCCTTGACAAG
- a CDS encoding STAS domain-containing protein: MKTMMRLKDGIPILEPHGKIVGPAVSELREKLALELLDASHTPCFLINFEHVHKIDSSGLGMLVNVHVIAAQMKSRIGIINVGRHIKSFLVLSRLMNIFEHFESEDAAISALTSD; this comes from the coding sequence ATGAAAACGATGATGCGTCTGAAAGATGGTATTCCGATTTTGGAACCCCACGGTAAAATTGTCGGTCCTGCGGTATCGGAATTGCGAGAGAAACTCGCGTTAGAGTTATTAGACGCTTCCCATACGCCCTGCTTTCTTATCAATTTCGAGCACGTTCACAAGATAGATAGTTCGGGTCTCGGCATGCTGGTAAATGTGCATGTTATCGCGGCGCAGATGAAAAGTCGTATCGGTATTATCAATGTGGGGCGACACATTAAGAGTTTCCTCGTCCTAAGTCGGCTGATGAATATTTTTGAACATTTTGAGAGCGAGGATGCTGCGATTTCGGCACTCACCAGCGATTGA
- a CDS encoding sigma-70 family RNA polymerase sigma factor — protein sequence MKLRCQLKGIKCPRYKHHGVFHPDDETVKRLLPDLNWCANCMAYATPQCPDIRDDLLQIASIVLVEKGPGFNSTHQSGASFGTFIRPQICGILKNAKEKELLHSRRELPHVDAGWNLHGDVDAEADQDVGWLHEVSDLNSEFEDELVQDISFQETLPELLQTLTARERDVFSCLRENQQNHEIAETLKLSAARVSQLVKRVTLKLTQAGQRLGLAE from the coding sequence ATGAAATTGAGATGTCAATTGAAAGGCATAAAATGCCCACGTTATAAGCATCATGGGGTTTTCCATCCTGATGACGAAACGGTAAAACGACTGCTGCCGGATTTGAATTGGTGTGCTAACTGTATGGCGTATGCCACCCCGCAGTGCCCTGATATCCGGGATGATTTGCTGCAGATTGCCTCCATTGTCCTCGTCGAAAAGGGACCTGGGTTCAATTCGACACATCAGAGTGGGGCGAGTTTTGGCACCTTCATCCGCCCACAAATCTGTGGAATTTTGAAGAACGCAAAAGAGAAGGAACTCTTACACAGTAGGCGTGAACTGCCGCATGTTGATGCAGGGTGGAATTTGCACGGAGATGTGGATGCTGAAGCTGATCAGGATGTCGGATGGTTGCACGAGGTTTCAGACTTGAACTCCGAATTTGAGGATGAACTCGTGCAAGACATCAGTTTTCAGGAGACCTTACCGGAACTCCTACAAACGTTGACGGCGCGTGAACGCGACGTTTTCTCTTGCCTTCGTGAGAATCAGCAGAATCACGAAATTGCTGAGACGTTGAAACTTTCTGCAGCGCGCGTCAGCCAACTGGTGAAACGGGTAACGCTGAAACTGACACAGGCGGGACAAAGGCTCGGTCTCGCAGAATAA
- the lpdA gene encoding dihydrolipoyl dehydrogenase — protein MSMYDVGIIGGGPGGYVAAIKAAQLGGSVCLIEKGEWGGTCLNRGCIPTKTLFAVANLATQVQEASAFGIHIGGEATIDYAQVLDHKASVIKQLTGGIAQLLKANGVDTFNGTATLTDRNSIVVSKPDGTIEPLHAKNIIIATGSEPAEPPIFDIDEEQVLTTTGILNLTELPESLLIVGGGVSGCEFASIFSALGCQVTVLELLPTILATEDLQVIRHIQLFMKRKDITIHTGAKLTHVKKSEAGVTAVLESGEELAAEKMLVSIGRRYNTENIGLEAVGVHTADGKIVVDAQMQTNLPGIYAVGDVASRYLLAHVASTEGKVAAQNCLGDRVEMDYQVVPWCVFTLPEIGHVGMTEKEATDEGYEVKVGRFPYAANGKALGLGETDGFVKTVSDVESGDILGVHIVGAQASTLIHEAAVAVRLGASAEDIAHTVHAHPTLSEMVMESAEAAYGRAIHSL, from the coding sequence ATGTCTATGTATGATGTTGGAATTATCGGTGGGGGACCAGGGGGGTACGTTGCAGCTATTAAAGCGGCGCAACTCGGTGGCAGTGTCTGCCTGATAGAAAAAGGGGAGTGGGGTGGGACCTGTCTGAATCGAGGGTGCATCCCAACAAAAACGCTTTTTGCGGTTGCCAACCTTGCGACACAGGTTCAGGAAGCATCTGCCTTCGGTATACATATCGGTGGTGAAGCAACAATTGACTACGCGCAGGTATTAGATCACAAAGCCTCTGTCATCAAGCAACTGACAGGAGGTATTGCGCAACTGCTGAAGGCAAACGGGGTTGATACCTTCAACGGAACAGCGACACTTACTGACAGAAACAGCATTGTCGTCAGCAAACCTGATGGGACAATCGAGCCATTGCACGCGAAAAATATTATTATTGCTACGGGTTCTGAACCCGCAGAACCACCCATCTTTGACATCGACGAGGAGCAGGTCTTGACGACGACAGGAATTCTCAACCTTACAGAACTTCCTGAGAGTCTTTTGATTGTTGGCGGTGGCGTTTCAGGTTGTGAGTTCGCTTCCATCTTTAGTGCTCTCGGATGTCAGGTGACCGTGCTGGAACTCCTCCCGACAATTTTGGCGACTGAAGACCTCCAGGTTATTCGTCATATCCAACTCTTTATGAAGCGAAAAGATATCACGATCCACACCGGTGCGAAACTTACCCATGTCAAAAAATCGGAAGCAGGTGTCACTGCAGTGCTTGAATCTGGCGAAGAACTTGCGGCAGAAAAGATGCTCGTCTCGATTGGGAGACGCTACAATACAGAAAACATAGGATTGGAAGCGGTTGGTGTCCATACCGCGGATGGAAAAATCGTTGTGGACGCACAGATGCAGACGAACCTTCCGGGTATTTACGCGGTTGGAGATGTCGCGAGTCGGTACTTGTTGGCACATGTCGCATCGACAGAGGGGAAGGTTGCAGCGCAGAACTGTCTTGGTGACCGCGTTGAGATGGATTATCAGGTTGTCCCGTGGTGTGTTTTTACCTTACCAGAAATTGGACATGTCGGTATGACGGAAAAAGAGGCAACAGATGAGGGTTATGAAGTAAAGGTAGGACGATTCCCATACGCTGCAAACGGGAAGGCATTGGGATTAGGTGAAACGGATGGGTTTGTTAAGACCGTTTCTGATGTTGAGAGTGGGGATATTCTGGGGGTTCATATCGTGGGTGCGCAGGCATCAACCCTTATTCATGAAGCAGCAGTCGCAGTGCGTTTAGGGGCTTCTGCTGAAGATATAGCACACACTGTTCACGCACACCCAACCCTCTCAGAAATGGTGATGGAGTCCGCTGAAGCAGCGTACGGTAGGGCAATTCACAGTTTGTAG